A genomic region of Brachyspira pilosicoli contains the following coding sequences:
- a CDS encoding TmpB protein, protein MKKVLLILFAACYLIYGQETNITNENIKDSEDYQLAQRYRELAIEAHNAGDYNQSIEFSKQSKEYSDKVIAKFGVYGLVLNAQRYAERNLALLKGVGGDTNESSMNLYEDSVMDYEAGNTIFDAATNDTDYSNSITKYTDSSLKSKLGYDLVSIGLRRDYLINEGAITNADSNDNQILNLRYNAVMLSKAKDYNNSASNANEAINILDMLEAPIAYAKAQESLNKAKEDGYNETKMTNYNQASTTLTFAKQALDNEDFSNSLFNSKLVIEMVNAMYNGTDYNQETTIVETTGVLFPKYYKVQYRKVDTDSLWKIASYDFIYGDGNLWRKIYEANKDKIKDPNIIIGGQILLIPSLKGESRDGTYDSNKQYGNIKDIK, encoded by the coding sequence ATGAAAAAAGTATTATTAATTCTTTTTGCAGCTTGTTATTTAATATATGGACAAGAGACTAATATAACAAATGAAAATATAAAAGACAGTGAAGATTATCAATTAGCGCAAAGATATAGAGAATTAGCTATAGAGGCTCATAATGCAGGTGATTATAATCAAAGCATTGAGTTTTCTAAACAAAGTAAAGAATATTCAGACAAAGTTATAGCTAAATTTGGAGTGTATGGATTAGTTTTAAATGCACAAAGATATGCTGAAAGAAACTTAGCTTTACTTAAAGGAGTTGGAGGAGATACTAATGAATCTTCTATGAATCTTTATGAAGACTCTGTAATGGACTATGAGGCAGGAAACACTATATTTGATGCTGCTACTAATGATACAGATTATAGTAACTCTATAACAAAATATACTGATTCTTCTTTAAAATCTAAATTAGGCTATGATTTGGTATCAATAGGTTTAAGAAGAGATTATCTCATTAATGAAGGTGCTATCACTAATGCCGACAGCAATGATAATCAAATATTAAATTTAAGATATAACGCTGTAATGCTTTCAAAAGCAAAAGACTATAACAACTCTGCTTCAAATGCCAATGAAGCAATTAATATATTAGATATGCTTGAAGCTCCTATAGCTTATGCAAAAGCACAAGAATCTCTAAACAAAGCTAAAGAAGATGGATATAATGAAACAAAAATGACTAATTATAATCAAGCATCAACTACATTAACATTTGCTAAACAAGCATTAGATAATGAAGATTTTTCTAATTCACTATTTAATTCAAAACTCGTAATAGAGATGGTTAATGCTATGTATAACGGTACTGATTATAATCAAGAAACTACTATAGTAGAAACAACAGGAGTATTATTCCCTAAATATTATAAAGTACAATATAGAAAAGTTGATACTGATTCATTATGGAAAATAGCTTCTTATGACTTTATATATGGTGATGGTAATTTGTGGAGAAAGATATACGAAGCTAATAAAGACAAAATAAAAGACCCTAACATTATAATAGGCGGGCAAATATTATTAATACCTAGTCTTAAAGGAGAATCAAGAGACGGCACTTATGACTCTAATAAGCAGTATGGTAATATAAAAGATATAAAATAA
- a CDS encoding peptidylprolyl isomerase: MLKKTKVILLSLLAVIAFTAVLLAQKPKTSKEHLFIETDYGTIEIAFYPEKAPKHVEAIKKLANQGFYDGTLFHRVIPGFMIQGGDPLSKQPNRALHGTGGPDFVIPAEFNDVSHKRGICSMARSQNINSAGSQFFICVADSPFLDGQYTVWGEVIKGMDAVDKIVNLKRDANDNPLTPAKMNKVYVK; this comes from the coding sequence ATGTTGAAAAAGACAAAAGTTATTTTACTATCATTATTAGCTGTGATAGCATTTACAGCAGTATTATTGGCACAAAAGCCTAAAACATCTAAAGAACATTTATTTATAGAAACAGATTATGGTACTATAGAAATAGCATTCTATCCTGAAAAAGCTCCTAAACATGTAGAAGCTATTAAAAAATTAGCAAATCAAGGTTTTTATGACGGCACACTTTTTCATAGAGTAATACCTGGTTTCATGATACAAGGAGGCGACCCATTAAGCAAACAGCCTAACAGAGCTTTACATGGTACAGGAGGCCCTGACTTTGTAATACCTGCTGAGTTTAATGATGTATCACACAAAAGAGGAATATGTTCTATGGCAAGAAGTCAGAATATTAATAGTGCTGGTTCACAATTTTTTATTTGTGTAGCTGACAGTCCTTTTTTAGATGGACAATATACTGTTTGGGGTGAGGTTATTAAAGGAATGGACGCTGTAGACAAGATAGTTAATCTTAAAAGAGATGCAAATGATAACCCTCTTACACCTGCTAAGATGAATAAAGTATATGTAAAATAA
- the fabG gene encoding 3-oxoacyl-[acyl-carrier-protein] reductase, with protein sequence MDLNLKNKTALVTGGSRGIGKKIAEALANEGANVVVTATNINKAQEVADELKSKYNVESLALVHDVKSSESCKEVVAKTIEKFGSIDILVNNAGITKDMLVIQMDDSAWNDVIDTNLSGAFYTSREAAKSMLRARKGKIINISSVIGKMGNAGQVNYAAAKAGIIGITKSMAKEFAPRGICVNAIAPGFIQTDMTGVLAEDAVKKIMDITPLKKLGNAEDVANIVVFLASDLSNYITGEVIAVDGGMSM encoded by the coding sequence ATGGATTTAAATCTTAAAAATAAAACAGCTTTAGTAACAGGCGGAAGTAGGGGAATAGGAAAAAAAATAGCAGAAGCTTTAGCTAATGAAGGAGCTAATGTTGTTGTTACAGCTACAAATATTAATAAGGCTCAAGAAGTTGCTGATGAATTAAAATCAAAATATAATGTAGAATCGCTTGCTTTAGTTCATGATGTAAAATCTAGCGAATCTTGTAAAGAGGTTGTTGCTAAGACTATAGAGAAATTTGGTTCTATAGATATATTAGTTAATAATGCTGGTATTACTAAAGATATGTTAGTTATACAAATGGACGACAGTGCTTGGAATGATGTTATAGATACTAATTTATCTGGAGCATTTTACACTTCAAGAGAAGCAGCTAAAAGTATGTTAAGAGCAAGAAAGGGTAAGATAATTAATATATCAAGCGTTATAGGAAAAATGGGCAATGCTGGTCAGGTGAATTATGCTGCAGCTAAGGCTGGTATTATAGGTATTACTAAATCTATGGCTAAAGAGTTTGCTCCTCGCGGAATATGCGTTAATGCTATAGCACCTGGTTTTATTCAAACAGATATGACAGGTGTGCTTGCTGAAGATGCTGTAAAAAAGATAATGGATATTACGCCTTTAAAAAAATTAGGAAATGCTGAAGATGTTGCTAATATAGTTGTATTTCTTGCTTCAGATTTGAGCAATTATATAACAGGGGAAGTTATAGCAGTTGACGGCGGAATGTCTATGTAA
- the pyk gene encoding pyruvate kinase: MRKTKIIATLGPRWSNEEMVKKIIENGANVCRLNFSFGSYDEHLERIKIIRKVSDELGKPVAILADLQGPKIRIGKLKENITVKEGDIVKLSGHKETNDESIIPTTHENIAHDVKSGSLLLIADGTIQLIVESSDEASKLVVCKVITGGTILSSKGINLPGAHVTTEVLTEKDVNDALFAAKNGANYLGMSFVRRAEDVIRLRKILDDNDFKHVGIVSKIENTESLENLESIIKVSDGVMVARGDLGVEIPFGEVPVWQKKILKMANDMGKITIIATQMLESMTKSPVPSRAEASDVANAVLDGTDVVMMSAETASGDYPIESVKAMVSIVEAAERSINKTSHDNMTYLDSGVNDALADSASYLSYSLDNKAIIALSRSGRTVRNLSKKRPKTPIVFMSADNNLCNGLAICHNVYTIHMPEDLNFSAGISHGGEINILEDTLVEHKLAEHGDRIIVVSGSKWQGRWQENSVRIVVMH, translated from the coding sequence ATGAGGAAAACAAAAATAATAGCAACTTTAGGACCTAGATGGTCTAATGAAGAAATGGTAAAAAAGATAATAGAGAATGGGGCAAATGTATGCAGGCTTAATTTTTCATTTGGAAGCTATGACGAGCATTTAGAGAGAATAAAGATAATAAGAAAAGTTTCTGATGAGTTGGGCAAACCTGTAGCAATATTAGCAGACTTACAAGGGCCTAAGATAAGAATAGGTAAGCTAAAAGAGAATATTACTGTAAAAGAGGGTGATATTGTAAAATTAAGCGGACATAAAGAAACTAATGATGAAAGCATAATACCTACTACGCATGAGAATATTGCCCATGATGTAAAGAGCGGTTCTTTGCTTTTGATAGCTGACGGCACTATACAGCTTATAGTAGAATCAAGTGATGAAGCTTCAAAACTTGTTGTATGTAAGGTTATAACTGGAGGTACTATATTAAGCAGTAAGGGTATTAATTTACCTGGTGCTCATGTAACAACAGAGGTTTTAACAGAGAAAGATGTTAATGATGCTTTATTTGCGGCTAAAAATGGTGCTAATTATTTGGGTATGAGTTTTGTAAGAAGAGCAGAGGACGTTATAAGGCTTAGAAAGATATTAGATGATAATGATTTTAAGCATGTTGGAATAGTATCAAAAATAGAAAATACAGAATCATTAGAGAATTTAGAGAGTATAATAAAAGTGTCTGATGGAGTAATGGTTGCAAGAGGAGACTTGGGAGTAGAAATACCATTTGGAGAGGTTCCTGTTTGGCAGAAGAAGATACTAAAAATGGCAAATGATATGGGTAAGATTACAATAATAGCTACCCAAATGCTTGAGAGTATGACAAAAAGCCCTGTTCCTTCAAGAGCAGAGGCTAGTGATGTTGCTAATGCTGTATTAGATGGTACTGATGTTGTTATGATGTCTGCAGAAACTGCTTCTGGAGATTATCCTATAGAGTCTGTTAAGGCTATGGTTTCTATAGTAGAGGCTGCTGAGAGGTCTATTAATAAAACTTCTCATGATAATATGACTTATTTAGACAGCGGCGTTAATGATGCTTTGGCTGATAGTGCTTCTTATTTATCATATAGTTTAGATAATAAGGCAATAATAGCTCTTTCAAGGTCTGGAAGAACTGTTAGGAATTTATCTAAGAAAAGACCAAAAACACCTATAGTATTTATGTCTGCTGATAATAATCTTTGTAATGGTCTTGCTATATGTCATAATGTTTATACTATACATATGCCTGAAGATTTGAATTTTAGTGCTGGTATTAGCCATGGAGGAGAGATTAACATACTTGAAGATACTTTGGTAGAACATAAATTAGCAGAACATGGGGACAGAATAATTGTAGTGAGCGGAAGTAAATGGCAGGGTAGGTGGCAAGAGAATAGTGTTCGTATAGTAGTTATGCACTAA
- the rsmA gene encoding 16S rRNA (adenine(1518)-N(6)/adenine(1519)-N(6))-dimethyltransferase RsmA — protein sequence MLNNVYSKSEITEYLKNKSIFPNKNRGQNFLCDRNIAYNIANTVPHGILRGDYAIEIGGGLGSLSNVLVDIYKNNLTIVEYDNALYNHLKETYKDINIIHNDILKVDINDIDKNKNFDVYGNIPYNIASPIIEWLFCDCYNRWNYAVFMVQSDFANRLIAKEGSEDYSALTLFASFMSDIKLEYNVSKEVFYPIPKVTSSIISIKPKEVDLSMLNIFKSVSKTLFHNRRKTIKNNFLKSPYIDIDKDKIDEILEKANIDKEVRGESLSIEKVKELSLIIKDYI from the coding sequence ATGTTAAATAATGTATATTCAAAATCAGAAATTACTGAATATTTAAAGAATAAGTCTATATTTCCAAACAAAAATAGAGGTCAGAATTTTTTATGCGACAGAAATATTGCTTATAATATAGCAAACACTGTACCTCATGGGATTTTAAGAGGAGATTATGCTATAGAGATAGGAGGGGGATTAGGCTCTTTAAGTAATGTGCTTGTTGATATATATAAAAACAATCTTACTATAGTTGAATATGATAATGCTTTGTATAATCATTTAAAAGAAACTTATAAAGATATAAATATTATTCATAACGATATATTAAAAGTTGATATTAATGATATAGATAAAAATAAAAACTTTGATGTATATGGAAACATACCATACAATATAGCAAGCCCTATAATAGAGTGGCTTTTTTGTGACTGCTATAATAGGTGGAATTATGCTGTTTTTATGGTTCAAAGTGATTTTGCAAACAGGTTAATTGCTAAAGAGGGCAGTGAAGACTATTCTGCTTTAACATTGTTTGCAAGTTTTATGTCGGATATTAAATTAGAGTATAATGTATCAAAAGAAGTGTTTTATCCAATACCAAAAGTAACATCATCTATTATAAGTATTAAGCCTAAAGAAGTTGATTTGAGTATGCTTAATATTTTTAAATCTGTTTCAAAGACATTGTTTCACAACAGAAGAAAAACTATAAAAAACAATTTTCTGAAATCTCCATACATAGATATTGATAAAGATAAAATAGATGAAATATTAGAAAAGGCAAATATTGATAAAGAGGTTAGAGGAGAATCTTTGAGTATAGAAAAAGTAAAAGAACTTTCTCTAATAATAAAAGATTATATTTAA
- the fabF gene encoding beta-ketoacyl-ACP synthase II, with translation MSERRVVITGLGIVSCLGNDVKSFWDNLLNGVSGIKTLSKYFDPEKEQLATKIGGEVAALEGDYYSDKKMLRRLDPFITYGVYAAYHALKQAGIEPKTGFDPLRAGCVLGSGIGGITTLLNNHNVILADGPSRVSPFFVPMQIINMTPGLIAMEYGMNGPNYSTVTACASSNHSIGLGYKHIKDNEADIMIVGGSEATINPLTIAGFNNARALSTKNDEPTKASRPFDKGRDGFVIAEGAGILVLEEYEHAKKRNANILAEVCGYGFTADANHITAPLEDGAMGARAMSLAIESAKISPDKIDYVNTHGTSTPVGDIAEIKAVKKALGEDHAKKIKVNSTKSMTGHALGAAGGIEAIATVMSIIDSKVHPTINVDEQDPECDLDVVANTAQDYKIEYAISNSFGFGGHNASIVFKRV, from the coding sequence ATGAGCGAACGCAGAGTTGTTATTACGGGTCTTGGCATTGTAAGTTGTCTTGGAAATGATGTTAAAAGTTTCTGGGATAATCTTCTTAATGGTGTTTCCGGCATCAAAACACTTAGTAAATATTTTGATCCAGAAAAAGAGCAATTAGCTACTAAAATAGGCGGCGAAGTAGCTGCTTTAGAGGGTGATTATTATTCTGATAAGAAGATGTTGAGAAGACTTGACCCTTTTATAACTTATGGTGTATATGCTGCTTATCATGCTTTAAAACAAGCTGGTATAGAGCCTAAGACAGGTTTTGATCCTTTGAGAGCAGGCTGTGTACTTGGAAGCGGTATAGGCGGTATCACTACTCTTTTAAATAATCATAATGTAATACTTGCTGACGGACCAAGCAGAGTTTCACCTTTCTTTGTTCCTATGCAGATTATTAATATGACACCTGGTTTAATAGCTATGGAATATGGCATGAATGGTCCTAATTATAGCACAGTTACTGCTTGTGCTTCTTCAAACCATTCTATAGGTTTAGGATACAAGCATATTAAAGATAATGAGGCTGATATTATGATAGTTGGCGGTTCTGAAGCTACTATCAATCCTCTTACTATAGCTGGATTTAATAATGCGAGGGCTTTATCTACTAAAAATGATGAACCTACTAAAGCTTCAAGACCTTTTGATAAGGGAAGAGATGGTTTTGTTATAGCTGAGGGTGCTGGTATACTTGTACTTGAAGAGTATGAGCATGCTAAGAAAAGAAATGCTAATATACTTGCTGAAGTTTGCGGATATGGCTTTACTGCTGATGCTAACCATATTACTGCACCTTTAGAAGATGGTGCTATGGGTGCTAGGGCTATGTCTTTGGCTATAGAGTCTGCTAAAATTTCTCCAGACAAGATTGACTATGTTAATACTCATGGTACTTCTACTCCTGTTGGAGATATTGCGGAGATTAAAGCTGTTAAAAAGGCTTTAGGTGAAGACCATGCTAAAAAGATTAAAGTTAACTCTACTAAATCTATGACAGGTCATGCTTTGGGTGCTGCCGGCGGAATAGAGGCTATTGCTACTGTAATGAGTATAATAGATTCTAAAGTTCACCCTACTATTAATGTTGATGAGCAAGACCCTGAATGCGATTTAGATGTTGTTGCTAATACAGCTCAAGACTACAAGATAGAATACGCTATAAGCAATTCTTTTGGTTTTGGCGGACATAATGCTTCTATAGTATTTAAAAGAGTATAA
- a CDS encoding peptidylprolyl isomerase — protein MEHLFIETDYGTIEIEFYPDKAPKHVEAIKKLANEGFYDGIRFHRVIPNFMIQGGDPTSKDPTKRHLHGTGGPGFNIEAEFNDVSHKRGICSMARSQHPDSAGSQFFICVADSPFLDGQYTVWGNVVNGMDVADKIVALQRDHNDNPIVNSTMNKVYIKEV, from the coding sequence ATGGAACATTTATTTATAGAAACAGATTATGGCACTATAGAAATAGAATTCTATCCTGATAAAGCTCCTAAACATGTGGAAGCTATCAAAAAATTAGCAAATGAAGGCTTTTATGATGGAATTAGATTTCATAGAGTAATACCTAACTTTATGATACAAGGCGGCGACCCTACAAGTAAAGACCCTACTAAAAGGCATTTACATGGTACAGGAGGCCCTGGTTTTAATATAGAAGCTGAGTTTAATGATGTATCACACAAAAGAGGAATATGCTCTATGGCAAGAAGTCAGCATCCAGACAGTGCTGGCTCACAGTTTTTTATTTGTGTAGCAGACAGCCCTTTCTTAGACGGACAATACACTGTTTGGGGGAATGTTGTTAATGGAATGGACGTTGCTGATAAAATAGTTGCTTTACAAAGAGACCACAACGACAACCCTATTGTAAACTCAACTATGAACAAAGTATATATCAAAGAAGTATAA
- the acpP gene encoding acyl carrier protein produces the protein MALIDEIKDVVANQLNISDKSKITDTASFVDDLNADSLDLVELIMELEKRYDIKIPQEEQEKIKNVADAAKYIEEHKK, from the coding sequence ATGGCATTAATCGATGAAATTAAGGATGTTGTTGCTAATCAATTAAACATTTCAGACAAAAGTAAAATCACAGATACAGCTTCTTTCGTAGATGATTTGAACGCTGATTCACTTGATTTAGTAGAACTTATTATGGAATTAGAAAAACGTTATGACATTAAAATTCCTCAAGAAGAACAAGAAAAAATTAAAAATGTAGCTGATGCTGCTAAATATATTGAAGAGCATAAGAAATAA